The following is a genomic window from Thermoanaerobaculia bacterium.
CCGTCCGGGCGCTGGCCGGAATCGACCTCGCTGTGCCGGCGGGGCGGCGGGTCGGGCTGGTCGGGCCGAACGGCTCCGGCAAGTCGACCCTGTTGCGCGTCGTGATGGGACTGCTGCGCTTCGACGGCGAGGTGAAGGTGGGCGGTCTCGATCCGCGCCGGGAGCGCCTGAGCCTGGCCGGCCGGCTGGCCTACGTGCCTCAGAGCGCGCCGGCGCTCGCCGCGCCGGTGGCGGAGCTCGTCCGGTTGATCTCGACCGTGCGCGCCGTGCCGCTCGCCGAGCTCGACCGGGTCGCCCGGGCGCTCGATTTCGATCTCGAAGCGCGCGCCGCCGTGCCGTTCCGGGCGCTCTCGGGCGGCATGAAGCAGAAGCTCCTCCTCGCCCTGGCGCTGTCGTCGCAGGCCGAGCTCGTCGTGCTCGACGAGCCGACCGCGAGCCTCGACGCCGAGACGCGCGAGCGCGTCTTCGAGCTCTTCGCCGGGCTGCCGAAGACGGTGACCCTGGTGCTCTGCTCGCACCGCATCGACGAGATGCGCCACCTGATCGATCACGTCGTGGCGCTCGCCGACGGCCGGGTCGGTTTCGACGGCTCCGCCGCGGACTACCTGCGCACGCGCACGCGCAGCGTCGTCGAGGCGCAACTGCGCGGCGACGCCGACACGCGGTGGCTGGGCGACCTCGGCTTCCAGCCCGGAGTCGGCGGCTGGTGGCGCCGGCTGGTCGACCAGGAGCAGAAGGCGGTGCTCCTGCCGCTGCTCGCCGAGCGGCTCTCGGGCGCGCTCGTCGACCTCCACGTGCGCGACCTCGAGACGATCGCGGTCGACGAGGTCGAGCCGTCGTGAGGCGCGCGCTCTTCGCCGCCGCGCTCGCCGCTGCCGCGGCTGGGTTCGTCGCCCTCTTCTTCTTCCTCGGGCGGCCGCCCTCCGGCCCGGTCGAGCCGGCCTGGGATCGCACCACCTGCTCCCACTGCCGCATGCACCTGAGCGAGCCCGCCTTCGCCGCCCAGCTGCAGTCCGAGAGCGGCGAGCTCCTCTTCTTCGACGATCCGGGCTGCCTCTTTGCCTGGCGCGGGGAACACGACGATCCGGGTCGCGTCTTCTTCCGGCTCGCCGGCGACGGCGGCTGGCGCGAAGAGCGCGAGGTCGCCTTCGTGCCGGTGGGGGAGTCGCCGATGGGCTGGGGCCTGGCGGCGGTCGCCGCCGGCACGCCGGGCGCGATTCCGCCGGCCGAGGCGGCGCGCCGCGTGCTGGAGCGCTCGCGCTCCGCCGACGAACCGGCCCACGGCGGGGCCTCGCGATGAGCGCGCGGCGGGTCGAGATCGCCGCGCTGGCGCGGCTGGACACACGCGAGGTGCTGCGCTCGCGCTGGCCGGTGGTCACTGGGCTGCTCTACGGCCTCGTCGCGCTGCTCTTCACTTTCGGCGCGATGCGCGAGTCGTCGGTGCTCGGATTCACCGGCACCGGACGGGTGCTGATGGGCTTCACCCACGCGCTCGTCCTCCTGGTGCCGCTCCTGGCGCTCGTCGCCACCGCGCCGACGCTGAACCGGGCGCGCGAGGACGGTTCGCTCGAGCTGCTGCTCGGCCATCCGATCTCGCCCGACGGCTACTACACGGCCGTGACCCTGGTGCGGCTCGTCCTACTGCTCGCGCCGCTCGCGCTGCTGCTCGCGGGCCTGCCGCTCGTCACCCGCGTCGCTTTCGGCGATCCGGTTCCGTGGGCCGCGATCGGGCGCACGCTGGCGGTCGCCGCCGCGCTGGTCTGGGCTTTCGTCGGTCTCGGCATGGCACTCTCGGCGTACGTGGCGCAGAGCGCCAAGGCGACGATTCTGGCTCTCCTCGCCTGGGCCGCGGCGGTGGCGCTGCTCGACTTCGCGCTCATCGGGCTCATGTTGCAGTGGCGGCTGCAGCCGGCGCCGCTCTTCCTGCTCGCGGCGGCCAACCCGGTGCAGTGCGCGCGCCTGGCGCTGCTCGCCGGGCAGGTGCCCGAGCTCGACGCCTTCGGGCCGATCGGCTTCTTCCTGGCGCAGCGGCTCGGTTCCGGCGGGCTGCTGGCGCTCGGTCTCGGCTGGCCGGCGCTCTTCGGCACGCTTTCCTGGCTCGCCGGCCGGCGGCGGTTCCGCCGTGGCGATCTGGTCTGACACGACAAGGAGATTCACCATGCGCGACGCGCTCGAGAAGTTCTACCGTTTCGTCGAGGAGCCGATCCGGCTCGGCAGCCGGCCGATCCTGGTTCTGCTCGTTCTCCCCCTAATCCTCGCCTTCACGGCACCGTTGTGGAATATCTCCATGAAGGCGCCGCAGTATCCGCAGGGGCTGTCGCTCGACATCTACGCCCACAAGGTCGAGGGCGGCAACGCCGGCAACGACATCCAGGAGATCAACACCCTCAACCACTACATCGGCATGGCGCCGCTCAACCGCGCCGCGCTCGCGGACCTCGACTGGATTCCGTTCGCGCTCGGTGTGCTCTTCATCCTGACCCTGCGGGTGGCGGCGGTGGGCAACGTGCGCGCGCTGATCGATCTCTCGGTGATGACCCTCTACTTCTCGCTCTTCTCGCTGGCGCGCTTCGTTTACAAGCTCTACACCCTCGGCCACGACCTCGACCCGAAGGCGCCGATGACGATCGAGCCGTTCATGCCGGCGGTCTTCGGCACCAAGCAGATCGCGAATTTCACCGTGACCAGCATGCCGCGCGCGGCGAGCGTCTACATGGCGATCTTCGCCCTCGGTGTCGCCGCGCTGACGATCTGGCACCTGGTGGTCGGTCGGATCGAGTCCCGGCGCGCCGCCGCGTCGGCCGACCCCTCATCCACGCTGGCCGGCCGAGACGAGACCGCTCGAAGAGCCCCGCGGTAGACCGCTGGTGCGCACCCAGTTCATGCCCGACGGCCGCGCCTCCGGTATCTACGCTCTTGCCGGCGCCCCGCGCCGCCAGCGCAAACCTGCATCCGCCGTCGGCCGGATCCGCGCCGTCAAGACCTGAATCTACTGAATCGAGGAGTCACTGCCATGGAAATCTCGCCGCAGGCGCGCATCGGCAAGAACGCCGCCGACCTTCCACTCGCCACCCGCTTCCTTGCCAACCTGAGTCGCCGCGCTCACTTCGAGAGCGACGTCCTCATCTCCCGCCTATCGGCCGCCTGAGTCCTGGACCCGACCCATGCCCCACACCATCACCGAGCCCTGCATCGGCGTCAAGGACACCGCCTGCGTCGACGTCTGTCCGGTCGACTGCATCTACGGCAAAGGCGAGGATCTCGAGATGGTTTTCATCCATCCCGAGGAGTGCATCGACTGCGGCCTTTGCGTCGACGCCTGCCCGGTGCAGGCGATCTTCCCGGAGGAGGAGGTGCCGGCGAATTGGCGCAGCTTCATCGCCCGGAACTACGCGCACTTCGGTCTGACTCGTCCCTGAACGACGTGGAGAGGCCGAAGCCAGCCGGCGAGGTGCCCGGCGATGGGCCACCTCCGACGGCTCGGCCATCTGTCCGGCGGCTGGTACACGAACCGGACGGCTCCGTGGGGCGCGGGTACCTTCGCGTTTTCGAAAGGAGTCGATGATGTACGGCACGATGCTTCTCCTGCACATTCTCGCCGCAACGATCTGGACCGGCGGGCACCTGGTTCTCGCCCTGACGGTGCTCCCGCGCGTGATGCGCGAGCGGTCGCCGTCGAAGCTGCTGGAGTTCGAGTCCGCGTACGAGAGGATCGGAATCCCGGCGCTCGTCGTGCAGGTCGCGACCGGTCTCTGGCTGGCGCACCGCCTGGTGCCGGAGATCAGCCGTTGGCTCGCTTTCGACGACCCGGTGGCGCGCCTGGTGGGCGTCAAGCTCCTCCTGCTCGCGACCACGGTCGGTTTCGCCCTCGACGCGCGGCTGCGCCTCATTCCGCGCCTTTCGGAGCGTAACCTGCGCTCGCTCGCCTGGCACATCATCCCCGTGACTCTCGTTTCAGTGTCGTTCGTGGTCGCCGGCGTCGCCTTTCGAACCGGCTGGTTCTACTGACCGCTCACCCGTCCAGAGACCGGCGCAGGGCTTCGAGCAGCGCGCCGGTGGAGAAGGGCTTCTGGAGGAAGGTCTCGTCGCTGGAGAGTGCGAACTCCCGCCCGGCGACCTCCGCGCTGTAGCCGCTGGTGTAGATCACCTTCAGCCCAGGCCGGTCGGCCCGCAGGCGCTCAGCCAGCTCGCGGCCGCCCACGCCTTCGGGCATCACCAGGTCGGTCAGCAGCAGCGCCACCCGATCGCGCGCCTCCGGCCAGCCGCGCAAAGCCTCCGCCCCGCTGCTCGCTTCCAGCACCCGGTAGCCGCGCTGCTCCAGGATCTCCCGCGCCAGCTCGCGCACCGCCGGATCGTCTTCCACCAGCAGGATGGTCTCCGTACCGCCGCGCGGCGCCGGGCGGGCCGCCTCCTGGGTGACCACCTCCGCGGTCGCCAACGCCGGCAGGAAGACGCGAAAGTCCGTGCCCCGTCCCGGCGCGCTCTGGGCGTCGATCCAGCCGCCATGCTGCTGCACGATTCCGAACACGGTCGCCAGACCCAGGCCCGTCCCCTCTCCCGGTCTCTTGGTAGTGAAGAACGGTTCGAAGACGTGCGGCAGATCCTCCGGCGCGATGCCGGAGCCGGTGTCGCTGACCTGGAGGCAGACGTAGCGGCCCGGCGACGCGTCGGGATGCAGGCGCGCCCGGGCGTCGTCCACTACTACCTGTGCCGCCGTTTGGATACGCAGAGATCCGCCTCCGGGCATGGCGTCGCGTGCGTTCACCGCCAGGTTCATCAGCACCTGCTCCAGCATGCCGGCGTCGGCCCGGGTCAGCAGGCGTGCCGGGTGGAGATGGAGCTCCAGACGCACGCCCTCACCGAGGATGCGTTGCAGCATCCTGGCGAAGCTGGCCACGACCGCATTCAGGTCCAGGTCGCGCGGCTGCAGGAGCTGCTTGCGACCGAAGAGCAGCAGCTGCCGTGTCAGATCCGCCGCGCGCTCGGTCGCGGTTTGAAGTTGCTGCAGTCCCTTCTGCACCGCCGTGGGCAACTCTCGGCTCTCCTGCATCGACTCTGTCTGCATCAGGATCACCGCGAGGATGTTGTTGAAATCGTGCGCCACGCCGCCGGCCAGAAGGCCGATGGCCTCCATCTTCTGCGACTGGCGCAGTTGCTGCTCCAGCTCCCGATGTTCCGTCACGTCACGCGAGTTGAGGACGACGACGCTCTCGCCGGAGGAGTCCGCGATGCCCCGGCCGATCGACTGCAGCATGCGCCACGAGCCGTCCTTGTGTCGGAAGCGATACTCCACGCTCGTGGAGGCCCCCGGGCTCGTCAGTGCGCGATCGATGGCGGCGGCGACCCCCGGCACGTCGTCGGGATGAATCCGTTCGAAGGTCGGAGCGTTCCTCATCTCTTCGGGTGTGTAACCGAGCAGGCGCTCGCTCGACGGACCCTGAAAGCGGACCACGCCGTGCGCGTCCACCAGGGTCACCAGATCCGAAGCGTTCTCGATCAACCTGCGGAAGTGCGAATCGCTGGCGGCTCTCGCGGCCTCCGCCTGCTTGCGCCCGATCAACGAGCCGATCTGTGCCGCGACCGCCGCGATCAATCTCATCTGCTGCACATCCTCGTCGGTCGGCTCGAAGAGGAAGAAGTCCAGCACCAGCACGACCTCGCCGTGCGCCAATACGGGCACGCCGAGCCCCGCGGCGAGCCCGGCCCGGCGGGCGACCTCCAGTCGCGGGAAGCGCGAGCGCGGGCCGAGGTCCGCGATCCACTCCGCCTGTCTCGTCTGCCAGACGCGCCCGGGCAGGCCTTCGCCGGGCGCGAAACTGAGCTGCCGGCTGATCTGCCGGAACTCCGCGAGCCCCGACGCGACGCCGTGCCAGACCGGGTGGCACTCCAGCCGCGAACGGTCCGCGTTCGGCAGCCAGGCCTCGCCCATCGTCCAGCCGGTCGTTTCGCACACCTGACGCAGGACGAAGCGCAACGCCTCGTCCAGATCCTCGGCCTCGCCGACGCCCAGGGCGATGGTGCGCAGCAGGCCAGCCTCCGCCTCCGCGCGTCTGCGCGCGCCGATATCCACGCCCATGCCCACCAGATGTGGTTGGCCGTCCAGCAGTACCCGGCGGCCGGTGAAGTAGTAGGGGGTGCGTGTGCCGTCCTTGGCGGTGAAGTGCGCCTCGACGTCGGACGCACCCTCGGCGAAGACGATCGCGATCCGCTGCTGCACCAACTCCTTCTCCTCGCCGGTGAAGAAGTCCAGGGCGTGCAGGCCGGCGATCTCTTCTCCCGTGTAGCGGCTGATGGCCTCGAAGCCCGCGTTCCAGCGGACGAAGCGGCCCTGGGCGGTCAACAGATAGAAGATGCCAGGAAGGCTCTGGATGGTCGCTTCGGCGAACGCCCGTGCATGCGTCTCGGCCAGCTCCGACCGCCGTCGCCGGGCGTCCGCCGCCATCGCATCCAGCGCGAAGGAGATGTCGGTCGCCATCTCGGTGACGAGGCTCTGCAGATCCGCGTCGGCGAAAAAGTCCGCCTCCGCGGAGGCCAGCACCACGAAACCGGCGGCCTCGCCGCCGCAATGGAACGGCACTGCGGCGGCGGCGCGAAGGTCGTGCGCCTCGGCCAGCGCCTGCATGTGACCGAGAGTCGGGTCAGTCTGGATATCGCCGCTCGAAGCCAGCCGCCCGCTGCGCAGCGCGCGGCCGATCAGGCCGTTCCGGACAAGCGGGTCGTTCAGGTCGATCCGCACTGCGGCCGCCGGCTCTGCGGCCGCGCCGCACGTGGCGACGGCGGTCACGATGTTCGACGCGGGGTCCAGCAGGCCGATCCACGCCAGAGCGAGTCCACCGTTTACCACCGCAGCGCGGCTGATGGCCGGGAACAGCTCCTCGCGCGTCTTGACGCGGACGATGGTCTGGTTGATCTGACTGAGCGTGGCGTAGAGGCGCGACAGATGCGCCACGCGCGCATCGGCCCGCTTGCGCTCTGTGACGTCGCGCAACGCCACGATGCGGATCTTCCGATTCCCCCGAACCAGCAGCCTGCCGCGGAGCTCGGCCACGATGCGCGAGCCATCCTTGCGCAGGCCGACGGCTTCGTAGGGTTGCTCGCTGCCGCTGCGAACGTGCTGCAGCACGGTGTCGCGCGACTCCGGGGCCGCCAGGTCCAGGACGGACTTGCCGATCAGCTCGTCCTCGCGGTCGTAGCCGAACATGGCGCAGAACGCCCGGTTCGCTTCCAGGATTCTGCCCTGGTCATGGAGGGCGATGCCCTCGAACGTGGCCTCGGCCAGACGGCGCCAGCGTTCCTCGCTCTCCCGGAGCGCCCGGTCGCGATCCTCCGGCGCGGGGCTCTCGTCCGCGACGGCCGCTAGAGCGCCGGAGATCGTGCCCTGCTCGGCTCGGACAGCAATCTTATCGAGTCGCTCCAGGAAGCTGTCCGACTGCGCTGGGTCGAGAAAGAGGGCGTTCGTACCCGGATCGAGAGTGAGCTTCTCGGTCTGTGGGGCGGTGGGGGCTGCGAGGTAGGCGAGGATCGGTATGGCTGCGAGCTCGGGGTCGGCCCTCCACTCCCGAAGCAGTTCGCAATCGTCCTTCGCAGGCAGGCCCAGATCGGTGATGGTGACGTCCGGCGGCATCTGGCGGGCGAGGGTCAATGCCTCCGCGCCGTCTCGGGCTTCGATGGCCTTCCAACCATGCCCAAGCAGAAGATCGCGCAGCTGCTGCCGAATCTTCGGCTCGTCGCTGACGATGAGCGCGCGTTTCATGGGCCTCCCAGCCGAGCCGGCTCACAGCGAAGCCGTGATGTTGCAACTCGGCGCACGGAGTGTAGATCAGTTCGGCCGCATCGAAGGATCGGTTCCTGTCGCTGCGCTGGGATTGCCTTTTCGGGTGCCGACGCCTGCGAGCGCTGAGGCACGCAGTGAGGCGAGCTCGGGCCAGGGATGACGACGGTCATGGGCCTGGCGTCGGCGGTGCTGAGAGAGTCCGCCCATGGGGCAGTTCGACGAAGCTCGCGGGCGCGACCGCCGCGCGGTTGCCGGCTGGCTGTTCGCCTGCTGCGCCGTGCTTGCGCTGCTGGTCGGCGTCGGCGGGATCACGCGGCTGACGCGCTCGGGCCTGTCGATTCCGAACTGGCGGCCGGTCACCGGCATCCTGCCGCCGATCGGCGAGGCGGCCTGGAAGCAGGCTTTCGCCGAGTACCGCGAGACGCCCGAGTACCGGATCGTCAATCCCGCCATGACCCTCGACGAGTTCCGGGGGATCTTCGCCTGGGAGTATGTGCATCGGCTGCTCGCCCGGCTCCTCGGCCTGATCTTCGCCGTGCCGCTCGCGGTCTTCGCCTGGCGCCGGCGCTTGCCGCCCAGCGCGGGCGGTCCGCTGGTCGCAGTGCTCGCGGCGATGGCGCTCCAGGGAGCCATGGGATGGTTTCTAGTGCGCAGTGGGCTGGTCGCGGAGCCGCGGGTCAGTCCTCTGCGGCTCGCGGCGCACCTCGGACTGGCCTTCCTGATCTTCGGCGCGATGCTCTGGCTCGCCCTCGGAATCGGGCGGCCGCGGCTCCCACGCTCCGCCCGGCGCGGAAGCCTTGCCAAATGGCTTGCCGGCGCAATCGTCGCCGCGGTCTTCGCGCAGGTGCTCGGCGGAGCGCTCATGGCGGGGACCCACGCCGGATACCTCTTCCCGACCTTCCCTCGGATGGCGGGCGAGCTTATCCCGGCGCGGCTCTTCGCCCTCGACCCCTGGCCGCGCAGCCTGGTCGACGACCTGGTCACGATCCACTTCGTCCACCGTGGATGCGGCGTCGCGATCGCCGTGCTCGCTCTCGGTCAACTCGCCGCGAGCTTCGCGCGACCGGCCAGTCGCCCCCGGCACCGCGCGGCGCTCGCGGTCGCCGGTGCCGCCCTGGCGACCGCTGGGCTCGGCATCACCACCGTGCTCTCGGGAGTCTCGACGGTTCCGGCGGCAGCCCATCAACTCTCGGCGCTGCTGTTGTTCGCCTGTACGATCGTCTCGCTGCATGTGGTCCTTCAAGGCGGGGCGGAGACGTAATCAGCCCATCCAGCGAGCCGGTAGCGCCGGCCGGCCGGGCGCTCGCCGCGACGCAACGGGCGGAGAGGCGGAACCGGCCCGTATGACGGCGGTCATGTCCGCCGTCGCCGGAAGGTCCAAGAATGGCTACCTTGGACTCCCCTGCGCCGCGCTCCGCCGCCGATTTGCGCCGCATTTCACGGCGTCGCGCCGCCGTTCTGATCGGCGTCCATCTGCTGATCGGCCTGCACATCGCCCATTGGAAGCTCCACGGACGGACCCTCGCGCCGCTCGAGCTCAACGAGGTGATGCACACGCTCGAGCTCGGCGTGGTGACCGCCGGCTTCCTGCTGATGGCGACCGCCGTCGTGTCGGTCTTCTTTTTCGGCCGCTTCTTCTGCTCGTGGGGGTGTCACCTGCTCGCCCTGCAGGATCTCGCGGCGGCGATGCTCGGGCGGCTCGGGGTCCGGCCGGTGCCTTTCCGTTCGCGCGCGCTGCGCTGGATCGCCGCCGGAGCGGCCTTCTACATGTTCGTCTGGCCGCAGGTGGCGCGGCTGCTGGTGCAGCGCGTGCCGGCGGCGGAAGCCACTCTCGGAGCGCGCCCGGAGTTCCGGCTGCGGGTGCTGGGTGACGGCGAGGGCTGGGCGTCCTTTCTGACCACCGACTTCGCGCGCAACCTTCCCGGGCCGGGGATCACCCTCCTGACCTTCGTGGACTGCGGCTTCGTCGCCATCTGGCTGCTCGGCACCCGGGCCTTCTGCCGCAACCTTTGCCCTTACGGTGCGGTGTTCTCGCTCACCGATCGCTTCGCCCGCCGCCGTGTCGTGCTCTCCGGCGACTGCACGGCCTGTGGCCGCTGCACCGCGGTCTGCGACTCCGGCATCTCGGTGTTCGAAGAGGTCCGCCGCCACGGCGCGGTGACCAGCGGAGACTGCCTCAAGGATCTCGACTGCATCGCGGTCTGCCCGACGCGCGGGCTCGAGCTCGCCGCCCACCGGCCGCCGGGTTTCGGGAGGAGGGGAGTGCCGCGCGCCTCGCACTTCGAGCGCCTCGAGGAGGGACTCGCCCTGGCGGTCTTCCTGCTCGCGCTGCCGGCCCTGCGCGGCCTCTACCGCGTCGTTCCATTCCTGCTTGCGCTCACCCTGGCGGCGTGCCTCGCCTTCGTCTCTGTGCTCGCGCTGCGGCTCTTGCGCGGCGGGGAGGTGCGCTTTCAGCGCTGGTCGCTCCGTCGCGGCGACAGGGTGACCGCGCGCGGCTGGATCTTCGCCGCCGCTGCGGCCGCCGCCGTCACCGCGACGGCCCAGGCCGGCGTCGTTCGCTGGCACGAGTGGCGGGGCGACCTGGCCTGGGACGACTGGAGGCAGTCGGCCGCCAGCGGGGGCGATGCCGGGAGCATCGCCCGCCGTGCCCTCGCCCATCTCGAGGCGCGCGAACGCTGGGGCTGGATGCTCCCTCCGGACATCCCGGCGCGGCGCGCCGAGCTGGCGCGCTCTCTGGGCAGAGCGGATCTCGCAGAGGAGGCGTTGCTGCAGCTCGTTTCTGAAAACGTCGCGGCGCGCCTCGATCTCGCCGAGCTGCTCGCCTCGCAGGGACGCTTCGCCGAGGCTGAGCGGGAGCTGCGCGCGGCGATCGCCGCCGATTCGACGCTCGCGCCCGCACACTACGGACTGGGGGTCGTCCTCGCGGCAGGTGGCCGGGTCGTCGAGGCGGTCGCTGCGCTGCGGCGGGCGCGCGAGCTCGCACCCGAGGATGCCGAAGTGCTCAACAATCTCGGCTACTTCGTCGGCGAGCTCGGCGACATGAAGGAGGCGGAGGCGCTGCTCGGCGAAGCCCGTTGGCGGGCCCCGACCTGGGCGCTCCCCTGCTTCAACCTGGCGGCGCTCCTGGATCGTCAGGGGCGAGGCGGCGAGGCCGAAGCGCTGGCCGCGATCTGTCCTGCGGGTAGAGAACCCCCTGCGGGGCGCAGTCCCAGCTCGAGGTGACCTCGCGAGTAGCCGGTCCCTGCCGGTTCCAGAGTGGAGCGCCGCCAGGGCCGAGATTCGGAGTGGTCTCGCTCCACGAGCCTGCCTCGAGGGCACGGCACCAGAGGGGGATAGAGCATGGAAGGTGACCGACGCGGAGCCACGATTTGGGTGATCTCGGTGATCGCCGTCGTCTTTGGCGTGATGACTTTGAAGGAGGGCGGCGCGGTGCTCTTCGGCAGCGGCGAGGCCCGCGCGGCGGCCGGGAACTACGTCCCCTTCGTGCTCTGGTTCAATTTCCTCGCGGGCTTCGCCTACGTCACCGCTGGAGTGGGGATCTGGCTCGGGCGGCGCTGGGCCGCCCTGCTGGCGCTCTTCGTTGCCGCAGCGACCGCCCTCGTCTTCGCCGCCCTCGGCGCGCACGTGCTCGCCGGCGGAGCCTACGAGACGCGCACGGTAGTGGCCATGAGCCTGCGGACACTGGTCTGGGTCGCAATCGCGCGGATCGCCCGGCGTCGGCTGCTGGCGCGAGAATGGTGATTCCACAACGGTTCACGAGGAGGTCTTCATGAAGTGCAGAAGA
Proteins encoded in this region:
- a CDS encoding ABC transporter ATP-binding protein, producing MRIETRGLGRSFGPVRALAGIDLAVPAGRRVGLVGPNGSGKSTLLRVVMGLLRFDGEVKVGGLDPRRERLSLAGRLAYVPQSAPALAAPVAELVRLISTVRAVPLAELDRVARALDFDLEARAAVPFRALSGGMKQKLLLALALSSQAELVVLDEPTASLDAETRERVFELFAGLPKTVTLVLCSHRIDEMRHLIDHVVALADGRVGFDGSAADYLRTRTRSVVEAQLRGDADTRWLGDLGFQPGVGGWWRRLVDQEQKAVLLPLLAERLSGALVDLHVRDLETIAVDEVEPS
- a CDS encoding ABC transporter permease subunit, giving the protein MSARRVEIAALARLDTREVLRSRWPVVTGLLYGLVALLFTFGAMRESSVLGFTGTGRVLMGFTHALVLLVPLLALVATAPTLNRAREDGSLELLLGHPISPDGYYTAVTLVRLVLLLAPLALLLAGLPLVTRVAFGDPVPWAAIGRTLAVAAALVWAFVGLGMALSAYVAQSAKATILALLAWAAAVALLDFALIGLMLQWRLQPAPLFLLAAANPVQCARLALLAGQVPELDAFGPIGFFLAQRLGSGGLLALGLGWPALFGTLSWLAGRRRFRRGDLV
- a CDS encoding ferredoxin family protein; translated protein: MPHTITEPCIGVKDTACVDVCPVDCIYGKGEDLEMVFIHPEECIDCGLCVDACPVQAIFPEEEVPANWRSFIARNYAHFGLTRP
- a CDS encoding CopD family protein, with product MYGTMLLLHILAATIWTGGHLVLALTVLPRVMRERSPSKLLEFESAYERIGIPALVVQVATGLWLAHRLVPEISRWLAFDDPVARLVGVKLLLLATTVGFALDARLRLIPRLSERNLRSLAWHIIPVTLVSVSFVVAGVAFRTGWFY
- a CDS encoding PAS domain S-box protein; this encodes MKRALIVSDEPKIRQQLRDLLLGHGWKAIEARDGAEALTLARQMPPDVTITDLGLPAKDDCELLREWRADPELAAIPILAYLAAPTAPQTEKLTLDPGTNALFLDPAQSDSFLERLDKIAVRAEQGTISGALAAVADESPAPEDRDRALRESEERWRRLAEATFEGIALHDQGRILEANRAFCAMFGYDREDELIGKSVLDLAAPESRDTVLQHVRSGSEQPYEAVGLRKDGSRIVAELRGRLLVRGNRKIRIVALRDVTERKRADARVAHLSRLYATLSQINQTIVRVKTREELFPAISRAAVVNGGLALAWIGLLDPASNIVTAVATCGAAAEPAAAVRIDLNDPLVRNGLIGRALRSGRLASSGDIQTDPTLGHMQALAEAHDLRAAAAVPFHCGGEAAGFVVLASAEADFFADADLQSLVTEMATDISFALDAMAADARRRRSELAETHARAFAEATIQSLPGIFYLLTAQGRFVRWNAGFEAISRYTGEEIAGLHALDFFTGEEKELVQQRIAIVFAEGASDVEAHFTAKDGTRTPYYFTGRRVLLDGQPHLVGMGVDIGARRRAEAEAGLLRTIALGVGEAEDLDEALRFVLRQVCETTGWTMGEAWLPNADRSRLECHPVWHGVASGLAEFRQISRQLSFAPGEGLPGRVWQTRQAEWIADLGPRSRFPRLEVARRAGLAAGLGVPVLAHGEVVLVLDFFLFEPTDEDVQQMRLIAAVAAQIGSLIGRKQAEAARAASDSHFRRLIENASDLVTLVDAHGVVRFQGPSSERLLGYTPEEMRNAPTFERIHPDDVPGVAAAIDRALTSPGASTSVEYRFRHKDGSWRMLQSIGRGIADSSGESVVVLNSRDVTEHRELEQQLRQSQKMEAIGLLAGGVAHDFNNILAVILMQTESMQESRELPTAVQKGLQQLQTATERAADLTRQLLLFGRKQLLQPRDLDLNAVVASFARMLQRILGEGVRLELHLHPARLLTRADAGMLEQVLMNLAVNARDAMPGGGSLRIQTAAQVVVDDARARLHPDASPGRYVCLQVSDTGSGIAPEDLPHVFEPFFTTKRPGEGTGLGLATVFGIVQQHGGWIDAQSAPGRGTDFRVFLPALATAEVVTQEAARPAPRGGTETILLVEDDPAVRELAREILEQRGYRVLEASSGAEALRGWPEARDRVALLLTDLVMPEGVGGRELAERLRADRPGLKVIYTSGYSAEVAGREFALSSDETFLQKPFSTGALLEALRRSLDG
- a CDS encoding COX15/CtaA family protein, which gives rise to MGQFDEARGRDRRAVAGWLFACCAVLALLVGVGGITRLTRSGLSIPNWRPVTGILPPIGEAAWKQAFAEYRETPEYRIVNPAMTLDEFRGIFAWEYVHRLLARLLGLIFAVPLAVFAWRRRLPPSAGGPLVAVLAAMALQGAMGWFLVRSGLVAEPRVSPLRLAAHLGLAFLIFGAMLWLALGIGRPRLPRSARRGSLAKWLAGAIVAAVFAQVLGGALMAGTHAGYLFPTFPRMAGELIPARLFALDPWPRSLVDDLVTIHFVHRGCGVAIAVLALGQLAASFARPASRPRHRAALAVAGAALATAGLGITTVLSGVSTVPAAAHQLSALLLFACTIVSLHVVLQGGAET
- a CDS encoding 4Fe-4S binding protein, translated to MATLDSPAPRSAADLRRISRRRAAVLIGVHLLIGLHIAHWKLHGRTLAPLELNEVMHTLELGVVTAGFLLMATAVVSVFFFGRFFCSWGCHLLALQDLAAAMLGRLGVRPVPFRSRALRWIAAGAAFYMFVWPQVARLLVQRVPAAEATLGARPEFRLRVLGDGEGWASFLTTDFARNLPGPGITLLTFVDCGFVAIWLLGTRAFCRNLCPYGAVFSLTDRFARRRVVLSGDCTACGRCTAVCDSGISVFEEVRRHGAVTSGDCLKDLDCIAVCPTRGLELAAHRPPGFGRRGVPRASHFERLEEGLALAVFLLALPALRGLYRVVPFLLALTLAACLAFVSVLALRLLRGGEVRFQRWSLRRGDRVTARGWIFAAAAAAAVTATAQAGVVRWHEWRGDLAWDDWRQSAASGGDAGSIARRALAHLEARERWGWMLPPDIPARRAELARSLGRADLAEEALLQLVSENVAARLDLAELLASQGRFAEAERELRAAIAADSTLAPAHYGLGVVLAAGGRVVEAVAALRRARELAPEDAEVLNNLGYFVGELGDMKEAEALLGEARWRAPTWALPCFNLAALLDRQGRGGEAEALAAICPAGREPPAGRSPSSR